TTAACCAGGTCGATGTAGCTTACATGTAACCGCTCCATACTTTCATACACGCTTTCGAACGATCGCTTTGCGGAATAATCCCAGATATTTACCCCGTCATTCCCGTAACGGCCCACTTTTGTAGAAAGGTAATACCTGTCCCTCCCGATATCTTTCAGGGCTTTTCCCAGTACTGTTTCGGCCTTATAATGGCCGTAATAAGGTGATACGTCAATAAAGTTGATGCCATGATCCACGGCAGTGTGTACGGCTGCAATCCCGTCTTTTTCCCTGAAGGAATGAAAGACTCCACCCAATGATGATGCCCCGAAGCTGAGGTTGGAAACCCTCATTCCTGTTTTCCCGATTTCCCTGTATTCCATATATGCGTATAAATTAAAAATGTGAAGCTGTATCAGTGACCGTGTTTCATTACCTCATCCACGGCTTCCGATTCCAAATGCCCACCTACTTTTTTGTCAAAACTGATTTTGAAAGCGTATGCAAACTCACAGGGTTTCGTTTCCGGAAAAGATAATTTCAATCCATTGTCGGTTTGTTCGTAATCGATCTGCTCATCCGACCCCAACAAGCTTACGTTTAAAATCCGTGCATCGGCTACGGCGTTCTTATCTAACGATTTGATTACTACACCAGCGTCATCCCAATTCAATACAATAGCATAAAAATCATTACCCTTAGTGGTAAACCTGATATCACGGGCGGTATACCGGGTTGCGGTATTGTCGGTAAATGTTCCTACAGTTCCTTCTGTATCGCCTTCACCGAACTTTTTCCAGCAACGTGTGCCATAAATAGCATCACCGTTTACTTTTAACCAATTACCAATGGCCAGCAGGACATTTTTTTGTTCCTCCGTAATGGTTCCATCTGCTTTCGGCCCGATATTTAATAATAGATTCCCATTTTTGCTGACAATATCAATCAGGTCATGTACAATTTGTTCAGGGGTTTTGTTTTCTTCCCCTTCAATATAGCACCAGGATTTTTTGCCCACAGAGGTGTCTGTTTGCCAGGGAAATTTCATCATTTTTCCTGATTTTCCCCGTTCTACATCCCAGACATGTATACTGGTCGGATATCCTTGTTTGGTATTGACCACTACCTGCTTTCCCCAATCTATTGCACTATTATAATAATAAGCCAGGAATTTGTTAAAATAGGGCATTAATACGGGATCATTGACTGTCCAGTCAAACCACACCAGTTCGGGTTCGTATTTGTTGATCAGTTCATAAGTATGAGTCAGCCAATTTCGGGCCCAGGCAACATCATAAAATTTTTCTCCGGGTAGTCTTTTTCCATACAGGCTGATTGTGGTATCCTGTACATCAGAAGGAAATTTCATTCCCCCGTTATAAAACCAACCGTTTTCTGCCCGATGCGTGGAGACACCGAATACAATACCTTCTTTTTCCAATGATTGTTTCAAAAGGCCTACTATATCTTTTTTGGGGCCCATTTTAACGGAATTCCATGGATTCAGGTCGCTTTCATACATGGCAAAACCGTCGTGATGCTCGGCCACGGGGACCACATAACGTGCTCCTGCTGCCTTGAACAATTTAGCCCATTCACCGGCATCGAATTTTTCCGCTTTGAACATGGGAATAAAATCTTTATATCCGAATTTAGTATGTTCCCCATAGGTTTCGATATGGTGTTTATATTCCCTCGAATCCTTCATGTACATATTCCTCGGATACCATTCATTGCCGAAGGCAGGAACGGCATATACACCCCAATGAATAAAGATACCGAATTTCCCATCGATGAACCATTCGGGAAAATGATAATTTTCAGCAAGGTTTTCCCAGTTGGGTTGAAATATTTCCGTTCCTCCAGGTGATGCTACGGAATCAATATTGATGTTTGTTTTATTTCCGCTTTTGCAGGAAACGATGCATAGTGCAAGTGCGATTATAAGTAAATGGTTATTTTTCATTGCGTTAAAATTTGAATAGGTGATCAATTTGTAAAAACATAGCAAATATAGAAATGAATGTTTTTCCAGTGTAATACAATTTCGATGAGAAATCGCACAATATCGATATCCTGTTTTGTATTATTCAATAATAGAGTAGATTATTTGTTTTTTACTATTCTTATTCCGATATTTGATGATGGTATTTATGTGCTTCCGTGATGAATAAGAAAGAGAATCTGAACCTGATATTGTTGAATATAGGGCGTGCTGTACACAATGCGGATTGGAACTGGAAAGGAGTAAACAGTCCTTTTGCCAGGATCTATTTTGTGGAAAGCGGCTCGGCAAAAGTCATTATCGGGGATAAATTGTTGGC
This Bacteroidales bacterium DNA region includes the following protein-coding sequences:
- a CDS encoding alpha-L-fucosidase — encoded protein: MKNNHLLIIALALCIVSCKSGNKTNINIDSVASPGGTEIFQPNWENLAENYHFPEWFIDGKFGIFIHWGVYAVPAFGNEWYPRNMYMKDSREYKHHIETYGEHTKFGYKDFIPMFKAEKFDAGEWAKLFKAAGARYVVPVAEHHDGFAMYESDLNPWNSVKMGPKKDIVGLLKQSLEKEGIVFGVSTHRAENGWFYNGGMKFPSDVQDTTISLYGKRLPGEKFYDVAWARNWLTHTYELINKYEPELVWFDWTVNDPVLMPYFNKFLAYYYNSAIDWGKQVVVNTKQGYPTSIHVWDVERGKSGKMMKFPWQTDTSVGKKSWCYIEGEENKTPEQIVHDLIDIVSKNGNLLLNIGPKADGTITEEQKNVLLAIGNWLKVNGDAIYGTRCWKKFGEGDTEGTVGTFTDNTATRYTARDIRFTTKGNDFYAIVLNWDDAGVVIKSLDKNAVADARILNVSLLGSDEQIDYEQTDNGLKLSFPETKPCEFAYAFKISFDKKVGGHLESEAVDEVMKHGH